A genomic stretch from Gopherus flavomarginatus isolate rGopFla2 chromosome 3, rGopFla2.mat.asm, whole genome shotgun sequence includes:
- the TMEM165 gene encoding transmembrane protein 165 yields the protein MLREGLKMSPDEGQEELEEVQAEIKKKDEEFQRTKLLNGPGDVETGTGTNIPQKKWLHFISPIFVQAFTLTFVAEWGDRSQLTTIVLAAREDPYGVAVGGTVGHCLCTGLAVIGGRMIAQKISVRTVTIIGGIVFLAFAFSALFISPESGF from the exons ATGCTTCGGGAAGGCTTGAAAATGAGCCCAGATGAGGgtcaggaggagctggaggaagtTCAAGCAGAAATCAAGAAAAAAGATGAAGAA TTCCAGAGAACGAAACTATTAAATGGGCCAGGAGATGTGGAAACAGGGACAGGCACAAATATACCTCagaagaagtggctgcattttattTCTCCAATTTTTGTTCAAGCTTTTACTTTAACATTCGTAGCAGAATGGGGTGATCGCTCTCAATTGACAACAATAGTCCTGGCAGCAAGAGAG GATCCCTATGGTGTGGCAGTGGGAGGAACAGTAGGACACTGTCTATGCACTGGGTTAGCAGTTATTGGAGGAAGGATGATAGCACAAAAAATTTCTGTTAGGACTG tgaCAATCATAGGAGGCATTGTTTTCTTGGCATTTGCATTTTCTGCACTATTTATAAGCCCGGAGTCTGGTTTTtaa
- the SRD5A3 gene encoding polyprenol reductase isoform X2 yields MKILLEATAWKCQENNSRWFSHFYILSVVWNGFLLLLLIQALFLSRPFPVWLQNLLSALGGASQNQDVGDKHLSVLLVLMLLLLHSFQRLIECLCISVFSSGVLHILQYCMGLGYYIVIGLTVLCQVPANVSNGKDLFMQICWYHILGIMMYIWASVHQHRCHVILANLRKGKSGEMFHFLELFVIIFSIKYCVSQ; encoded by the exons ATGAAAATACTTTTAGAGGCAACAGCATGGAAATGCCAAGAAAATAATTCCAG GTGGTTTTCTCACTTTTATATTCTTTCTGTGGTCTGGAACGGCTTTCTGCTCCTATTACTTATTCAAGCTTTGTTCCTATCAAGACCTTTCCCAGTATGGCTTCAGAATTTGCTCAGTGCTCTTGGTGGAGCTTCACAAAACCAGGATGTGG GTGACAAACACCTGTCTGTCCTCCTGGTTCTCATGCTCCTGTTGCTACACAGCTTTCAGAGGCTCATAGAGTGCCTGTGCATCAGTGTCTTCTCCAGTGGTGTCCTTCATATCTTACAGTACTGTATGGGACTTGGGTACTATATTGTTATTGGCTTAACGGTGCTGTGTCAAGTGCCAGCTAATGTCAGCAATG GGAAAGACCTCTTTATGCAGATCTGCTGGTATCACATCCTAGGAATTATGATGTACATTTGGGCCTCTGTTCACCAACATAGATGCCATGTGATTCTAGCTAATCTTAGAAAAGGTAAATCAGGTGAGATGTTTCACTTCTTGGAGCTGTTTGTAATAATTTTTTCCATTAAATATTGTGTGTCACAATGA
- the SRD5A3 gene encoding polyprenol reductase isoform X1, with protein MCLRVCPEEVKKMKILLEATAWKCQENNSRWFSHFYILSVVWNGFLLLLLIQALFLSRPFPVWLQNLLSALGGASQNQDVGDKHLSVLLVLMLLLLHSFQRLIECLCISVFSSGVLHILQYCMGLGYYIVIGLTVLCQVPANVSNGKDLFMQICWYHILGIMMYIWASVHQHRCHVILANLRKGKSGEMFHFLELFVIIFSIKYCVSQ; from the exons TCTGTCCAGAAGAGGTGAAGAAGATGAAAATACTTTTAGAGGCAACAGCATGGAAATGCCAAGAAAATAATTCCAG GTGGTTTTCTCACTTTTATATTCTTTCTGTGGTCTGGAACGGCTTTCTGCTCCTATTACTTATTCAAGCTTTGTTCCTATCAAGACCTTTCCCAGTATGGCTTCAGAATTTGCTCAGTGCTCTTGGTGGAGCTTCACAAAACCAGGATGTGG GTGACAAACACCTGTCTGTCCTCCTGGTTCTCATGCTCCTGTTGCTACACAGCTTTCAGAGGCTCATAGAGTGCCTGTGCATCAGTGTCTTCTCCAGTGGTGTCCTTCATATCTTACAGTACTGTATGGGACTTGGGTACTATATTGTTATTGGCTTAACGGTGCTGTGTCAAGTGCCAGCTAATGTCAGCAATG GGAAAGACCTCTTTATGCAGATCTGCTGGTATCACATCCTAGGAATTATGATGTACATTTGGGCCTCTGTTCACCAACATAGATGCCATGTGATTCTAGCTAATCTTAGAAAAGGTAAATCAGGTGAGATGTTTCACTTCTTGGAGCTGTTTGTAATAATTTTTTCCATTAAATATTGTGTGTCACAATGA